Proteins from a genomic interval of Neovison vison isolate M4711 chromosome 4, ASM_NN_V1, whole genome shotgun sequence:
- the TAS2R16 gene encoding LOW QUALITY PROTEIN: taste receptor type 2 member 16 (The sequence of the model RefSeq protein was modified relative to this genomic sequence to represent the inferred CDS: inserted 7 bases in 4 codons; substituted 3 bases at 3 genomic stop codons), with product MCSSQQFSNFIRPQNHLQALLKFRSFGPTPGISDSTGRGRAQEFTCLSLFQLLMMLFIHRIPDFGHCKGALSLRMVCRVQSGPLPASWIDTVSSRDRNQWKGDGLPPPTHCFFIIIYVLESLTVIMQSNLIFAVLSRXRLSSMDLFPTCLGICCYCLQWVSVLNNFCSYFNPNYVFXYXPITWEFTSILTXVNQLALVFHCIKGQLFYPPIFLWPTWRIFRFVLRLLLHSLLISCVSITISATRNYMNVHLIIVGLFSINSPRIERLXDFHLYFTISYQTVAIFISFLLFLASTISFXASLFQHMGXMQHPSPGHYSSSMKAHTTALTSFAVFLIFFTSYFLTLLISVMSISLDKRSWFWVWEVVIYSVVPIHSSSLMLSSSKFKEVLKVRC from the exons ATGTGTTCCTCTCAGCAGTTCTCGAACTTTATCAGGCCTCAAAATCACCTACAAGCCTTGTTAAAATTCAGATCCTTTGGTCCCACCCCTGGAATTTCTGACTCAACAGGTCGGGGTAGGGCCCAAGAATTTACGTGTCTGAGTCTCTTCCAGCTGTTAATGATGCTGTTCATCCACAGGATCCCTGACTTCGGACATTGCAAGGGAGCACTGTCTCTGAGGATGGTGTGTAGGGTGCAGTCCGGACCCCTTCCAGCCTCATGGATTGACACCGTGTCCTCTCGAGACAGAAACCAA TGGAAAGGTGATGGCCTTCCCCCTCCAACTCACTGTTTCTTCATAATCATCTATGTGCTCGAATCCTTGACAGTAATTATGCAGAGCAACTTAATTTTTgcagtgctgagcag gagactgtcATCGATGGACTTGTTTCCCACCTGCCTGGGCATCTGCTGCTACTGTCTACAGTGGGTGTCAGTGCTGAACAATTTTTGCTCCTATTTTAACCCTAACTATGTATTTTGATACTGACCAATCACCTGGGAATTTACTAGTATTCTTAC GGTTAACCAGCTTGCTCTTGTCTTCCACTGCATCAAGGGTCAACTCTTTTACCCACCCATCTTCCTCTGGCCAACGTGGAGAATTTTCAGGTTCGTTCTTCGGCTGTTGCTACATTCTCTGTTGATTTCTTGTGTGTCAATCACCATCTCAGCTACTAGGAATTATATGAATGTTCACTTAATCATTGTGGGGCTTTTCTCTATAAACAGCCCTAGGATTGAGAGAC AAGACTTCCACCTGTATTTTACCATATCTTATCAAACAGttgcaatttttatttctttcctcctatTCTTGGCCTCCACCATCTCATT AGCCTCCCTGTTCCAACACATGGGGTAGATGCAACaccccagccctggccactaCAGTTCTAGCATGAAAGCTCACACCACTGCCCTAACGTCTTTTGctgtcttccttattttcttcacCTCTTACTTTCTGACCCTACTCATCTCTGTTATGAGTATCTCATTGGATAAGAGGTcttggttctgggtctgggaagtTGTCATCTATTCAGTAGTTCCTATTCACTCCTCTTCACTAATGCTGAGCAGCTCTAAATTCAAAGAGGTTTTAAAAGTAAGGTGCTAG